From the genome of Marixanthomonas ophiurae, one region includes:
- a CDS encoding mechanosensitive ion channel family protein, whose translation MDKLNNWQTYAEEYGQKLIDFLPTLIGAIVMLVVGLWVIKIINKFVRKFFDKKEYDVTLENFIASLIGWGLKILLFVLVITQLGVESASLVAVIGAAGLAIGLALQGSLANFAGGVLILLIKPFRVGDWISAQGIEGSVKEISIFNTRILTFGNQEAIVPNGKLSNDNIINYSSQGIRKAALTFGIGYDDNIKEAKEILLNLVNEQETVMQDEDKKPMIVVGDLGDSSVNLSLRYWAKNEDFWGIKWHTLEEGKARLEAAGISIPFPQRDVHHYNLNPVQIAKKDNN comes from the coding sequence ATGGACAAATTAAACAATTGGCAAACTTATGCCGAAGAATATGGACAAAAACTGATTGATTTTCTACCTACACTAATCGGGGCCATCGTGATGTTGGTCGTTGGTTTATGGGTGATAAAAATCATTAATAAGTTTGTACGTAAGTTCTTTGATAAAAAAGAGTACGATGTAACACTTGAAAATTTTATAGCGAGCCTGATAGGTTGGGGTTTAAAAATCCTACTATTTGTATTGGTCATCACTCAATTAGGTGTTGAATCTGCCTCCTTGGTTGCCGTTATTGGTGCCGCAGGTTTGGCTATTGGTCTTGCCTTACAAGGTTCACTTGCCAATTTCGCTGGAGGGGTTTTAATTTTATTGATAAAACCATTTAGAGTAGGCGATTGGATTTCGGCTCAAGGCATAGAAGGAAGCGTGAAAGAAATTTCTATTTTCAATACCCGTATTTTAACTTTTGGTAATCAAGAAGCTATAGTACCCAATGGAAAACTATCTAATGATAACATTATAAACTACTCTTCCCAAGGAATTAGGAAAGCAGCTTTAACTTTTGGCATAGGTTATGATGATAACATAAAGGAAGCCAAGGAGATATTACTTAATCTTGTTAATGAACAAGAAACTGTTATGCAGGATGAAGATAAAAAACCAATGATTGTCGTGGGTGATTTAGGTGACAGTTCAGTTAACCTTTCCCTGCGTTATTGGGCTAAGAACGAAGATTTTTGGGGTATAAAATGGCACACCCTTGAAGAAGGAAAAGCACGCTTAGAAGCAGCTGGAATAAGCATTCCGTTTCCACAACGCGATGTACATCATTATAACCTAAATCCTGTACAAATAGCAAAAAAGGATAATAATTAA